Below is a window of Impatiens glandulifera chromosome 2, dImpGla2.1, whole genome shotgun sequence DNA.
ATATATTGGTGTTGTGAGTCATCCATCATAAGGTAAAACTTGAGAAGAGTATTAAAGACTATCACCTAACATTGCCACCTTATGACAGCTACTCCACACAGCCAAAGACAATGTCAACAAAGATACTACATTAATAAATCTAtcaccaacaaaaaaaaaaactatctatCAATATAAGGAGATTGTGCAGTCGAGAATATCAAGTCTTTAAGCGCTTACCTGCATTATCCTGAAATTTCCATTCTTCTATGCATAGGGCCATCCTTTGAAGGATTAGTTTTGAGCCTCAGATGATGATGCATTTCTTTATAAGAGGCTAGCATTTTATCTTGAGTTCCCATCTCCTTCATCAATTGTAGACATAAGAAAATGGCAATAGTTGAAGATGACCGCTCCAGATTTTCCTGCCTGAACAAGGAACTTGAGGCAGCTCTAGCTAAGAACAAGTTGCTGGAGGAGGCAAATCAAGAACTAAGACAAGATGTGATCCGTTTGAAAATGCAGTTGAGTGCACTCAAAGCCCATGATAATGAGAGGAAGGCTATGTTATGGAAAAAGTTACAGAACTCCATCGATAAAGTAGATCAAGAGAGACCACATATGGAAAAAGGTGTTGGGGAAAGGAACAGACATTTCCATGCAGAACTTCTTCAATACACATCTGACAAGACAAAAACTGACATACCAAAACCTAAATCTATGCTGACTGTTGCCACACAACCATTGCACAAGCATAAAGtgccaccaccaccaccaccaccaccaccatcatCTCCACCAGCCAGAGCCCCAATATGTTGTCCTCCTCCCCCGCCACCACCACCAAGCTCGACTGTGGTTAGATCTAAATCAATACAACGAGTGCCCCAGGTGATGGAGTTCTATCGTTTACTCATGAAGAGGGATGCTCATCAGGAGCAAAAAATCAATCTCGCAACCACTGCTCCAGTTATAAATCCAAGGAACATGATTGGTGAAATCGAGAACCGATCCACTTACCATTTAGCAGTAagtacaaaaaccagaaaactCAGGATAGCTCAAGTGTAAAAGTCTTGAATGCTGTGCTAGCCTCCTCCAAGGAAAAACCCACTTTTTTGTTGTTTTCTGATACATTACATTATTTTTGTATGAACAGATTAAGTCAGAAGTGGAAACACAAGGAGAATTCATAAGCTTCCTTATAAGAACAGTAGCAACCGCATCATTCAAAGACATGTCCGAAGTTGAATCATTTGTCAAATGGTTGGATGGTGAACTAGCTTGCCTGGTTGATGAACGAGCTGTATTGAAGCATTTCCCTCAATGGCCTGAGAGGAAAGCGGATGCATTAAGGGAGGCAGCTTTTAACTACCAGAGCCTGAAGAGCCTTGAATCAGACATCTTGTTATTAAAGGACAACCCAAAATTGCACTTCTCACAGTTATTAAGAAGGATACAAGCACTACAAGACAGGTAACTATACGACTTAATACAAAAACTCAGCATATTAATTTAAGCTGGTGAACCACAATTACTGCAGATTGGAACAAAGTGTTGATAACATTGAGAGGGTTAGAGAAACTACAAGCAAGAGATATAAGGAATTCAATATTCCTTCTGGATGGATGCTCAACACAGGTGTACTTGGTCAGGTAGGTATCTAACTGGTATACACACTTACACATCAAATATATAAGATTTAAAAACTACTAAAAAGAACAacacccaaaaaaaataaaaatggtacCCACTAAGAACATCTTAAAGTACTTAAAGTCTTAAAATAAGAGACTGAGTTCTCATGTTCAATTCCCACTAAGAACACCTTTACAAAATAACCTTGGTCTAAACTTTCTTAAATATTCCGTGCATATAATTGAAAATGAGCATTTAAACACAACAATTAAGCATGACATGAATGCAATAAGCACATTAAGAGTatacttaaccaattaggctgaataatttctttttgtCTAAATtgcttttgaaaaaaattatctattagcAGACAAATTCAGATCTTTTGGGAATTGTTTATCAGATGCTTGTAGATCACCTGTTACTGTGTGATGTCTCTATCAACTGTAAGCTCACCAAATTAATAAAACCTTAACTTACACATTTATTTCCACCCATCCCCCATCCCCCCCACCacacacaataaaaaaaacacatttaataaaaaaatgttggttTTGCAACCAGTTGTGGTTCTCCTTCTTTCTAGATTTAGTTCATTAATTAGTAGACATGTAAGTTGTAGTTGGGTAATATTATCAACATAAACAAGCCAACTTTACTGAAGTTAAACTCTAAAGCTGCAGTTGAAATTGAGTTCACTGACATTGGCAAGGGCGTACATGAGAAGGGTAACCAGCGAACTTCAGGAGAGGATAAACTCACAAGATGAGGACCTCTTGCTTCAAGGAGtccggtttggttttcgagtgcACCAGGTAAAACAGAAATTCAATTCTAAAACGTAAACTTTTCTTGCACTAGTCATGCTAATTCCTACCCATGTAATATTTCAGTTTGCAGGTGGTTTTGATGCAGAAACCAAGCATGTATTTGAAGAACTAAGGTTGGTTCGAACATCTAGAGATAAAAAAACAGAATATGGTGTGTTAGGATAAACCAGGTTAGTAAAAAACTACAACAAAAGATTGTGGAATTGGGCAACCAACTACTGGGAAGGCGAAATTGTAAGGATTTTATTAGATAAAGTATATAAGAGCTAGTATATGTAATGTTGCTAAGGAAGCTTCTGTTCCAGATGTAAAGTTTCAATATTGCATTTTCATAGAGAAAAATGTGTACATTTAAGCAAAATAATGATTAAAGCACATCATCATAGGGTACAGAAGAAGGAACACATAATCTGAGAAAATAGATCTCAAAGAGCACACCATATATACATGAATGATTCTACTTGAACTTGCAAAGACAAATGCCATAAGTCCACAGACAGGGAAGCTACAAAAAAAATAAGCCCAAGATCGTAGTGTTTAATTACACAGTGAATCGCATTATTAGTACATTACCAAATCGAGATTCAACTATACTATACATCACAAAACATACCAGACACAGGTTTGAGCAAAAATTCGGCGTTCTTAACACAAGAAAAGCATAATCCCAGAGAATCATAGATTCAGTGAATACTAAATTTCAACTACTGATTGAAAACTAATGATAAAATTCAGCTGCCAAATCAAATAGAACCATACCACTATGAAGGCCAAGTGTGAGATACTGCGATAGGGCCTTGAACGCTGCATGCGCCGCATCAAGcaataaatatttagaatatGAACAATAGCCTACATCCAACTAGAAGAATAATGTTTCATTTAtctctattaaaataaataaaatatgaattttaatcTCTACTCTAATCTCTACAAAAATATGTCTCATTCCTAAAATTTTAGATATATTGATACAAGATATATTGATACAAAGAACTTTAGGTCTAACCCACCAAACTGGCTCATTAAAAAGAGTCAGTTTAACCAATCAAAATGTCACAAGTTTGATTACATCTgtaagcgctttgagtttaaacggGGACTATGGTTTTGAGTTGTAGGTTAATcctcatttaattttaaagaaaaaaataggtCTATCAGTCTCGTTATgtcattttataagattatcgCAAAATATTTAACCAACAGATTGCGAAGGGTGTTAGAGACGACCATATCTAATAATCAGATTACGTTTATCAATGATCGTCAAATTTATGATGTCATATTAATAGTTCATCTGAAAGTGCTTTGAGTTTAAACGGGGAACTATGACTGTGGGGTGTCATTCTAATTAtcctttaattcaaaaaaaaaagaattttaagTCTATCAGTCTcgttttatcattttataagattatcgCAAAATGATTGGCCAACAAATTGCGAAGAGTGTTAAAGTCGGTTATATTTAATAATCAGATTACATTCATCAAATATCGTCAAATTTATGATGTCATATTAATAGTCAATGTGTGCATTAACTCAACTAATTCAAGAGCTGAgaaatgtgttttttttgtaaagttagacatcgaaaaaatttataataatgtcaattaagagtttttatttgatgtaatgGACAAAATGAGAATGAGTACGAAATGAATTGGTTGGATTAGATTTTACTTCTCGACGGTTAAGGTTTTTGTCATGGTTAATGTGAGTCTTAAGGATTTTTCGAGAACCTTAGAATGATCAAACATGGTGATCCACTCTCTCTTTTCTAAAAATGATGGCTTTCAGAAAACTTGAGAATCATCCGTGGAGTGAATTGTGGGCCAAGAAGATTTCTTTTTTCCATATCACATTTGTTTTTCACTAATGACACACTTTGCATGGTTTTGACTACTCATGAATTTTAAACACTTTCGAGAtattttttggttatttaatgCATATTTCGGTCTTCAAATTGATTTCAATAAGTCAGAcatctttttttcaaattatgtttcaaatagaagaatgatgatgttaACAAATGTGTTGAAGTTTAGAATTTGTGGTCTACCGTCAACATATCTTGATATGTCATTAAATGCTAAATTATGATCAAAGGTCTCTTAGgacccgattatcactaaaatgaaatataaactgtctaaatgaaaaaaataaaataatctcgaaagaAGGCCGGGTAATCCTCATTAATAGTGTGTTGTCATCTATGCCCACATATATAATGTCGTTATTCATTTCCCAAGAGTGTGACGgttaaaatgaaaacaataatgtgtaaatttctatggGGATCTTCTAACTCATCGTCTTGTCATCCGTTTTGTCATCTAATTAGTTGGAATAATGTTAAATGTTTAAAAGATTAATGAAGTCTAGATATTTGAGCtcttatttcttataataagactcttttatcaaaatggtgtagtagatttgTAATGGAGACAAATAGTCTTTGGGCATCGATAATCAGATGTAAGTATGGTAATCATTGGTCTAGTTGGTTCACCAAACTGTCTAATTATACAGCGGGATGTAACATTAGGAGGGaaatttttgtgaaatttttttcGTGAGTAGCctagattcattgtgggggATGATTATTCGATTAGATTTTGAGACGACATTTGGTGTggtgtcaaaagtctagctacgacGTATCTTGAGTTTGCTTCCAttgttatatgtagaaatgtcatAGTTAAAGACATGTTTCATTCTCGTTCTAGTGGTTAtgctagccgaattagatataggaggagattaaacattatggagacttcGTTTCATAATAGAATTTATTTCTTATAGAACGTAAACAAGTATCACCGTCTGAACAAGACATTATGCAttgataaaatatgaataatttctATGTGGgacattgctacaagttgttcgctaagatgattctatatattttttgttagaaaaaactTTTGGAATCATAAATTCTATctaaaatctcattttttatgGGGCGTCATTCATGGTGGAATTCTAATAGATGATATGTGCattaaaaaatgttgtattatggccAATCGTTGTCATATGTGTCACGAACATGTTGAATTGACAACTCACTTATTTTGCATTGTCTAGGATGACTAAtatttggagtcttttgtgaagtattactGATATTTATTGGGTGATACCCGAGTCTTTAGATAATTGCTGAAAAATTGGATTAATATGAATGATATTGCATGCCTATATATTTGAGTTaccatccaaattatttttttgtggactatctagttgaagagaaatcgtcgaacttttaatttatcgtagtcgtccgatgcgtatcattcataataatattattatgacacTTTCTGAGATTTGTTTAGGTAAGTCAATAGAGTCTGTCGAAGAGTTAATCGTTTATTTTCGGAAATTTACAAGTTTCACAATTTATTAAGTACCAATTTTTTATGTGACAATTTGTCGTtgtgtttaaatgatttttttacatGGACTTTTAAAAagaatgtttataaaatatacataattactAGTtgttacatataaataaaatgagaattTGTAGTGTCGATGTATGAACACTATATATTAAAAGTGACATCCTTCTTCATTAGGTCAACTAAGTTTTTTTCATCTTGgaattttatgatttatttaaaaatatttatttattttattagatgaaaaaaattaattatttaaactttatttaagataaatgattaaaataattttttatttaaaattaataaaagtataaatattttaatatttgtattaataaatgaagtaatttgataataatataatacacatttcttttataaatctaaaaaaacaaaaagaatggCTGATAGAAATATGGATGGACTATATTTGACAAGTTGAAACTTGAAAATAgcctaaataaatatttaggttgattttttttaatattaaaatattttatagtttgtTTCTCTCCATCTATAAGGTTTTCCATGAAAATTCTTCCATCTCTCAATCTGAATTCTCAATCCTCTCACCTCTATCCACAACGTCATCACCATGCCCCTGTTTCTTCTCTCGAGCTTTAGGATAAATCTCCAAAGTGACCAACGCAAAATCATAATCTAGCAAGATATATAGATAGAGAGACAATTAAGCGTGTTTTGTGTCcgagagaaagagaaaatggGGACTGGTGTATCGAGGAATCTCGACAGTGGCTCTAATGGCGGCGAGGAGATAGACGATGATAGTTTAGACCATGCAGGTGGACAGCTTTACGTATCTTTGAAAATGGAAAACTATAAACTCAAAGGCGAGGTTGTCCCTCATGTCTACGGCTCAGTTCCGCTCGTCGGTTCTTGGGACTGTTCCAAAGCTGTAAGTCATTCTTTTTCCTCTCTCTTATGCTCTATCTATTCTAATTTATTCCAATGCTCCATCTTCCATAGCTTGCAATGGAGCGAGAATCAGCCTCAATGTGGGAGTTGAGCTTTGTAGTTCCCCCTAATCATGGTAATTACATAGCTTGCTCTATTCTTATTATTGTCTGATTATCGAAGTTTAGAGGAATTGATTGATTTGAGATTTGAATTTAGAAACGTTGGATTTCAAATTCCTTTTGAAGCCCAAGTACAGCAGCTCGCCTTACATAGTTGAGGAAGGCTCCAATAGGGTGTTAACAGGGGGAACCTTGCAGGGGGATGCAAGACCCGCTCTCTTCAGGTTGAGCACAGACGTTGTCGTTGAATATCAGGTGTTCATTAAGGCGGACCGAGTTTCTCCTTTTGATCTTGCAGCAAGTTGGAGGGCATATCAGGAAAATCTACAGCCTTCCACTGTTAGGGGAATCCCTGATGTCAGTATAAATTCGGCACCAGATTCGGGGACTGAGgtaggaatatccttgaagcTAGTGGCAGTTATCTAAGTGAATCGTGTTAACTTGGTCTCATTTTCTGCTTTATGTATATCTTTTGCTTCTTATATGCTAGTGCAGAAGAATATCCATATTGTTCAATTTTTCTCACTGGAATTTTGTTTATACTCTTGCTTTGATGATTATGCATGCAGATGTTTTATGTCAAATTAAAGCAAAGGCACATTAAAATTTTTCAATGGAAAATAATATGAGCTCAAATACACTAGTTATTGTCACTAAGCAGAGCAGATTTCAATGGAATTGAATATTCAAGGTTTGGTCTTGTTAGACAATTGAAGGTATCAAGTATACACTGCCAAAACATTCCTCCAGCAAAGCAAGACTAATTACCTTTTGTATATACTTTTGGTAATAAAGCACAAAAACACACCTAATATGTGCAAATATTCGCGTTCTGGGTTCTTGCTCGAGTAATGGAAAGAATAAGTCACTTCTAAAACTCTTTGAAGCTCAGAATTTTTGCCACTTCCTTGAGTATTTAACTTGGTAAATTTCTCctattcaaattaatttcattGTCACTCTAAATCTCTGGTCCATCACTTCTAGCAGTTTTCTTAACCCACTCTTTTGATATAGTACAATCACTTTGCTTGTAAGgcttaattaatataaattcctTCTGCTTGCCAATGAAAGTTGATAGAGGGTGCTTTCTGAATGATATGGTTCCCTAGCATAATTGTTTTACAAGGATATCAATATTTCTTTTATCTCTGTCCTAACTGACTCACATCCCCTGTCAGAGTGGCTCTTCAGTGGGATTGGAACTGGATCTTGAACATTATGTTGTCCCAGCGCCTGCAACCTCTGTCAACTCGGCTCTAGTTTATGCTGCGAACATGACAGAAACTCCTAGGTCTCTAACCAGAGGCGGGGAATTCTCCAAGAAAGATGGCCCAGACAATGCTTCATATTACCAAAAGGATGGTACTGTTTCCACTGATTGGCCTACGAGTACCAAGGTTATGTCTCTGATTCATATTGTCCTGCATAAGTAGGACTATTTGGCTTCATGTATTTCTCAGTAAAGATGGTTCATTTTCActcataagataatttttttatattctgaaaataccaatactgtATGCATAAAGGTATTATCTCGTGTAactaaaagtttttttttttttatatataaatgcaGCAGCTAATCCATATCACTTTGTATTCTTAACTGGTTAATTTACAAAAATCTTTAGAAGATAAAGACATTCTATTTGACTGACTTGTGTCTGTAATCTGATGTTATGTCATATTATCTTCTACTTCCTTATGCTGTCCCCAAGATTTTCCCCTCTAATGTTTTGCCAATTTTCAAGCTTAGAAAGTCTAAAGGTAGAATATGTTTCATTTCATAGGAGACGGAGGTCATGGTACCAGATACCAAGGTCTATTCCAGTCCAGGAATGTCTGAGTCAAAATCTGTGGGAACTATTGCACCTCTACATAAGCAAGATGGCCACAGAGGTCTTTTGGTAGATAGAGGTGTCGGATCTCCTAGACTAGCCAAATCTTCTAGTGCTGCTAATTTTAGCATTGATCTGAATTTGGATTCAGAAGCCAAGGTTGGTTTGAACAAATTGTTTAGCCTGCTGATTGTTTTTCTGGAAAAATTTGTTTTCTATGCAACTCTTCTAACGGTTTAGACactttatcttaatttattttagagtGCTATGCCAGCAGCTGCTGGAGCTGTTGCTGCTGCAGCTGTCGCTGATCAAATGCTTGGACCAAAAGAGGATAGACATCTTGCAATTGTCTTGGTATATCGTGATGCATCTaattttcattttgattaataaaattgcTGATTGAAGCCCTCCAACGTTTGAGTTAGTTTTTTAGTTTGTCCGTGTCCTCTTTTCTTCTAAAACTGAATATCCCCAGGTTGGTTTGCCAGCTCGTGGAAAGACTT
It encodes the following:
- the LOC124926323 gene encoding protein CHUP1, chloroplastic isoform X1 gives rise to the protein MAIVEDDRSRFSCLNKELEAALAKNKLLEEANQELRQDVIRLKMQLSALKAHDNERKAMLWKKLQNSIDKVDQERPHMEKGVGERNRHFHAELLQYTSDKTKTDIPKPKSMLTVATQPLHKHKVPPPPPPPPPSSPPARAPICCPPPPPPPPSSTVVRSKSIQRVPQVMEFYRLLMKRDAHQEQKINLATTAPVINPRNMIGEIENRSTYHLAIKSEVETQGEFISFLIRTVATASFKDMSEVESFVKWLDGELACLVDERAVLKHFPQWPERKADALREAAFNYQSLKSLESDILLLKDNPKLHFSQLLRRIQALQDRLEQSVDNIERVRETTSKRYKEFNIPSGWMLNTGVLGQLQLKLSSLTLARAYMRRVTSELQERINSQDEDLLLQGVRFGFRVHQFAGGFDAETKHVFEELRLVRTSRDKKTEYGVLG
- the LOC124926323 gene encoding protein CHUP1, chloroplastic isoform X2, with the translated sequence MAIVEDDRSRFSCLNKELEAALAKNKLLEEANQELRQDVIRLKMQLSALKAHDNERKAMLWKKLQNSIDKVDQERPHMEKGVGERNRHFHAELLQYTSDKTKTDIPKPKSMLTVATQPLHKHKVPPPPPPPPPSSPPARAPICCPPPPPPPPSSTVVRSKSIQRVPQVMEFYRLLMKRDAHQEQKINLATTAPVINPRNMIGEIENRSTYHLAIKSEVETQGEFISFLIRTVATASFKDMSEVESFVKWLDGELACLVDERAVLKHFPQWPERKADALREAAFNYQSLKSLESDILLLKDNPKLHFSQLLRRIQALQDRLEQSVDNIERVRETTSKRYKEFNIPSGWMLNTGVLGQLKLSSLTLARAYMRRVTSELQERINSQDEDLLLQGVRFGFRVHQFAGGFDAETKHVFEELRLVRTSRDKKTEYGVLG